The Bacteroidia bacterium genome includes a region encoding these proteins:
- a CDS encoding BREX-1 system adenine-specific DNA-methyltransferase PglX, translating to AHLEILRELSTDNITANNFKELHQAWEKALDIQVLNNKFYTEIAKHYYALVNHKDFRMPSDDFDEQEKKENFVVRLIGRIIFCWFLNKKKAKDGLPLIPDYVLDRETVKKGNYYKDILEKLFFEAMNKELKSRTVRSEMWDSIPFLNGGLFDPNQHHDCYNNGERNDSLNLPDGWFIGFYEFLSGFIFTIDENTPLIVELSVDPEMLGRIFENLLGEINPETNKSARKSTGSFYTPREIVDYMVDISLKAYLQSKLEITDEKLDDLFDYNKTDFKLSKEKKNDILDALMSVKILDPACGSGAYPMGILQRMFFIMQKLDPKSEYWLKTQIEEPNLRNQITDNIENENINYFRKLSIIQNCIYGIDIQQMATDISKLRFFLTLVIEDKLNQKDNRGITPLPNLMFKFITANTLVDLGLNRQDKFMTNIMKKYKQIIKDSYNARTLEEKKQIEDRFGQIKGELLESLNYQGKQITLFGEEKTKDTKVDDTIRKLISYNPFRDNNYFWFDPMIMLGVFDGFDLVIGNPPYVQLQDMDPGNTKELEAMVFKTYAPKGDLYCLFYEKGINMLKEEGHLCFITSNKWMRADYGKKLRAYFAKLNPKLLIDLRSGVFKSATVDTNILLIEKTDNKQILKALTYKNKGVSLSESVKNHSIILTNLSEVGWSIVDKNEKKLKEKIDTIGKPLKDWNVNIYYGIKTGKDKAFIIDNKTKDRLCQEDPTSAEIIKPYLRGKDISRYKYKWGEQWLLVTGKSLNIPNLYPAIFNYLKKYEKVAKARADQGDNWWNLRTCTYYDAFDKKKLIWAETSSELRFCIDKEKYYVNKTCFIVTGSNLEYICGIINSKLIDNIFRNQIANTLGEKTVQASKIYVERIPIPPITPSNQYIANEIEQLVSEIIKKKKDDEDTLALEARIDDLVCELYELTEEEKELVMREKVNEESEEGSCEEK from the coding sequence GTGCCCATTTGGAGATACTTAGGGAACTCTCTACAGATAATATAACAGCCAATAACTTTAAGGAGCTGCATCAGGCTTGGGAGAAAGCTCTGGATATACAGGTACTTAATAATAAGTTTTATACTGAAATTGCCAAGCATTATTATGCCTTAGTTAATCACAAAGACTTTAGAATGCCCAGTGATGATTTTGATGAACAAGAGAAAAAAGAAAATTTCGTTGTCAGATTGATCGGGCGTATCATATTTTGCTGGTTCTTGAACAAGAAAAAAGCCAAAGACGGCTTGCCATTGATACCAGATTATGTTTTGGACCGTGAGACTGTTAAAAAAGGCAACTATTATAAAGATATTTTAGAAAAACTGTTTTTTGAAGCTATGAATAAAGAATTAAAGAGTAGGACTGTTCGCTCTGAAATGTGGGACAGTATTCCATTTCTCAATGGTGGGTTATTTGATCCAAACCAACACCATGACTGTTATAACAATGGAGAAAGGAATGATAGCTTAAATCTGCCTGATGGATGGTTTATTGGTTTTTATGAGTTTTTATCTGGTTTCATCTTTACTATAGATGAGAATACTCCGCTTATTGTTGAACTGTCAGTTGACCCTGAGATGTTAGGTCGTATATTTGAAAACCTTTTAGGTGAAATAAACCCGGAAACAAATAAATCTGCACGAAAATCAACAGGTTCGTTTTATACTCCACGAGAAATAGTCGATTATATGGTTGATATATCATTAAAAGCCTATTTGCAAAGTAAACTTGAGATTACAGATGAAAAATTAGACGATTTATTTGATTATAACAAAACAGATTTTAAACTAAGCAAGGAGAAGAAAAACGATATTTTAGACGCCTTAATGAGCGTAAAAATACTTGATCCTGCCTGTGGGTCAGGTGCCTATCCTATGGGTATATTACAGAGGATGTTTTTTATTATGCAAAAATTAGATCCCAAATCTGAGTATTGGTTAAAAACTCAAATTGAAGAACCAAATCTCAGAAATCAGATAACAGACAATATTGAAAATGAAAACATAAACTATTTTCGTAAGCTTTCTATTATACAAAACTGCATCTATGGAATAGATATTCAACAGATGGCTACTGATATTTCTAAGCTTAGATTTTTCCTCACATTGGTAATTGAAGATAAACTTAATCAGAAAGATAATAGGGGCATAACTCCATTACCTAATCTGATGTTTAAGTTTATTACTGCTAATACCTTAGTTGATTTAGGTTTAAACAGACAAGATAAATTTATGACAAATATAATGAAAAAATACAAGCAAATTATAAAAGACTCATATAATGCACGAACACTGGAAGAAAAAAAACAAATAGAAGATAGATTTGGACAGATTAAAGGTGAATTATTGGAATCTTTAAACTACCAAGGAAAACAAATAACTTTATTTGGAGAAGAAAAAACAAAAGATACAAAAGTCGACGATACGATTCGAAAATTGATATCCTATAATCCTTTTCGTGACAACAATTATTTTTGGTTTGATCCAATGATTATGCTTGGTGTATTTGATGGGTTTGATTTAGTGATTGGCAACCCGCCATATGTCCAGCTGCAAGATATGGATCCAGGTAATACAAAAGAGCTCGAAGCCATGGTTTTTAAAACTTATGCTCCAAAAGGCGATTTATATTGTCTTTTTTATGAAAAAGGAATAAATATGCTCAAAGAAGAAGGCCACCTTTGCTTTATAACTTCTAACAAATGGATGAGAGCAGATTATGGTAAAAAATTAAGAGCATACTTTGCAAAATTGAATCCAAAGCTTTTAATAGATTTGAGATCAGGAGTATTTAAATCAGCGACAGTTGACACAAATATACTCTTAATTGAAAAAACTGATAATAAACAAATTCTAAAGGCATTGACTTATAAAAACAAAGGAGTTTCACTTTCGGAAAGTGTTAAAAATCATTCAATTATACTAACTAATTTGTCTGAGGTAGGTTGGTCAATAGTAGATAAAAATGAAAAAAAACTAAAGGAAAAGATTGATACAATCGGGAAACCACTAAAAGATTGGAATGTGAATATTTATTATGGTATTAAAACAGGTAAAGACAAGGCATTTATTATTGATAACAAAACGAAAGATAGACTATGTCAAGAAGATCCTACATCTGCAGAAATAATTAAACCTTATCTTCGTGGTAAAGACATTTCAAGATACAAATATAAATGGGGTGAGCAATGGCTTTTGGTAACAGGTAAAAGTTTAAATATACCAAATCTCTACCCTGCTATTTTTAATTATTTGAAAAAATATGAAAAGGTCGCAAAAGCAAGAGCAGATCAAGGTGACAATTGGTGGAACCTTAGGACATGCACTTACTATGACGCCTTTGATAAAAAAAAGTTAATATGGGCTGAGACATCTAGTGAACTTAGGTTTTGTATTGATAAAGAAAAGTATTATGTTAACAAAACATGCTTTATAGTAACAGGATCAAACTTAGAATATATATGTGGAATCATTAACTCAAAGCTAATAGACAATATTTTCAGAAATCAAATAGCTAATACACTTGGGGAAAAAACAGTCCAAGCATCAAAAATCTATGTAGAACGAATTCCCATTCCTCCCATCACTCCATCAAATCAATACATCGCAAATGAAATCGAGCAATTAGTCAGTGAGATTATCAAGAAAAAAAAGGATGATGAAGATACTTTGGCATTAGAGGCACGTATTGACGACTTAGTTTGTGAGCTTTATGAGTTGACAGAAGAGGAAAAAGAATTGGTAATGCGAGAAAAAGTTAATGAGGAATCAGAAGAGGGTAGTTGTGAAGAAAAATGA